The DNA segment ATATTTCGCGGCCGCGACCACGGCGCGCGCTTCCTCGGCCGATCGCACGCCGGGAGCGATGATGCCGAGCGCGCCGGCATCGAGCACGCGCTGGATATATTCCGGCGTGTTGGCGGGAACGCGCACCATCGGCGTCACGCCGGCGCTTAACGCCGCCTGGCAAATCTGGCCGGTTGCCTCCAGCGTCAGCGTCGAATGTTCGAGGTCGACATAGATCATGTCGAAGCCGGCGGTCGCCGCCATCCGCGCGATTTCGACGCCGCGCACCAGCCGAATGGTCATCGACGACACGACCTCGCCGCGCGCGAGCTTTTCCTTGACGATAGTGCGGACGACCCCGTTCGCCTTCACGAAATCAACTCCTTGTTCATTTCGGGTCCGGCAATTCGATCGCCAGCATCACGTTGCTGTAGCTCTTGCCGTGGATGTCCTGCGCCAGCGAGATCGTGACGCCGCCGGCGAGTGCGTTATCGATCACAAAATTGAACGCCTTGAGATTGCGCAGAGGATAACGCCGGATCGGCCCCTTGGCGATATGACGAAATGCCTGCGCGACGCGCTCGATCGTCAGTTCGCGTTCGAGGAACTCCCAGTGTTTGGCGTCGTAGCAGATCACCGAGATGTTCGAGGTGTTGCCCTTGTCGCCGGCGCGGGAGTGGGCGAGGTCATAGACGCGGACGCTCACAGTGAGCCCTCCACGACCACTTGCGGATTGACCGTGTTTTTCGGCAGCAGCACCGACTTGACGGCGAGCACGTCACGCACCCGTGGTTCGCAGGCGCCTCCGGCGCCGCCCGGTCCGTGCATGTGCAGGGCGCGGACCTCGAAGCCGATGGCGTGCGCCGCCTTTCGATTATGGGTGCGGCCGGCCATCCGCAGGCGGACCTCATAGGGCTCGGGCCGGCTGGCGAGATCATCGTGCAGGCTCGACATGCCGATCAGATCGACGCGGAAATCGTCGTAAGTGAAACCTTGCAGCCTCAAGCGCTCCTTGACGATCTCGGCGGCCCATTTGGCGCGTGCGACCGCGTCGATGCCGCCATAGGACACTTCGCCCTCGCCGATATAACCGTCGGCATAGCCGACGTTTACTTTATAGGTCGGCGTCGCCGGCCGGGCGGTGGCGTTCGCGAGCCGCACGCGGTCGGAAGCTTCCTGCGTGAGCGCGATCGTGGAGATGTCTAGCACGCAGTCCGGCGTGATGTAGGCGGTCGGATCGTGGATCTCGTATATCAACTGCTCGGTGCAGGTCATCACGTCGAGGCGCCCGCCGGTATCCGGCGTCTTGCTGATCACGATGGAGCCATCTGCCTTTACGTCGGCGAACGGAAAGCCGTTGCGGGCGAGATCGGGCACGTCCTTCTTGCCGGGCCAACCGAAGCAGCCGCCGGTCGCCGACGCCGTGCATTCGAGCAGGTGGCCCGCCGCGGTGCCTTGCGCGATCTTCGGCAGATCGTCATAGGCCCAGCCGAATTCGTGCATCATCGGCGCCAGGAACAGCGAGGGATCGGCAACGCGGCCGGACAGCACGATCGGGGCGCCGGTATTGAGCGCCTCGCACACGACATCGGCGCCGAGATAGGCGTTCGCCGAAATCATCTTTGGCAGGATCGATTCCAGCGGCTCGCCGTTTTCGATCAGCCGCAACTCGCCCTTGTGCTGAACGAGGCTCGAGACGTCGTCGCCGAGCACGACAGCGACGGGAACATCGCCGAGGCCGAGTTCGGCGGCTTCCTTGCGCGCCGCGCGCGCTCCGCCGACCGGATTGGCCGCGCCCATATTGCTGACGATGCGGATGTTCTTCTTGATGCAGGTCGGCAGCACCATGCGCAGGCGCGCGTGCAGCGATGGCGCATAGCCTTGATTGGGGTCCTTGCTGCGTGACAGGTTTTCCCGAGACACCGTCCGCTCGGCGAGGCATTCGAAGACGAGGTAGTCGATGTCGCCCCGTTCGGCGAGTTCCAGCGCAGGCACCATCCGGTCGTCAGATGTTCCTGCGCCGGAGCCGACACGCACCGTGTCCTTCGACCTCATGCGTTTCCTCGATTTCTTTTTGTTGGCGATGAGTTTGGGCGGGGATGCGCGACGGCGTCCAATCAGGACCTTGGCATGGTCCATAAGCTCTGCTTATGTGTTCTCAAACGACCCAGGGGAAACGCTCGTCGACCCATGAATCTGCGGCATATGGAAGTCTTCCACGCCATCATGCGCACCGGTTCGGTGACCGGCGCCGCGCGCGCTCTCAATGTGACGCAGCCGGCAGTCAGCGCCATCCTCAAGCACTGCGAAAGCCAACTCAGGATGAAGCTGTTCGCCCGCGTATCGGGCCGGTTGCAGCCGACGGCGGAGGCGAAGGCGATCTTTCCTGAAGTCGATGCGATTTTCGGCCGGGTCGACGCGGTCAATGCGCTGACGCAGGACCTGGTCGGCGGCCGTCTCGGTACGCTCTCGATCGCCGCCGCCTTCCCGATCGCCAACGGCTATCTGGCGAAAGCGGTCGCGACCTTTGTCGCCGAACGGCCGAACGTGCGTGTTGCGCTGCAATCACTGACTTCGCCGCAGGTGCTCGACCGCGTCGTGCATCGCGAGGTCGAATTGGGCATCGCCTACGAGCCGGTCGTCAGTTCGGAAGTCGAAACCAGAGTCCTCATGCGCACCGGAATCGCCTGTGTGATGCCGGCAGGCCACCCGCTCGCCCGCCGCAAGGAAGTCGCGGTCAAGGATCTGGAGCCCTATTCGATCATCACCTATCTGCCGCAGGCGCTGTCGCGCATCTATGTCGATCGCGCGCTGAGCGCCGCCGGCATCGTGCCGAACATCGTCGCGCAGGTGAGCCTTTCGCTCACCGGTATCATGCTGGCGCGCCATGGCGCGGGCGTCGCGCTGGTGGAACCGTTGCTTGTCACCTCGATGGGACTGCCCGGCATTGTGATCCGGCCACTCAAGCCGCGCATCGACATCAAAACATTGTTGATCCGGCACAAGACCGCACCGCAATCCAAGATCATGAACGAATTCATCGGCCATCTGGGCAAAGTCATTGCCGCGGAGCCGAGCCAATAGACAGAGTTATGGAAACCGGCCAAATTGTTATTGGACAGTTATGGGCTAGTGTAGCGAAGTCTCAAGAAAAAAGCGGCCCTCGGGAGGAAAGAGCGGATGACGGGAGGTCCTGCACTCGCGTCAAAAACGACCCCGGACACAAGACTACCATCGGCGTCCGCGGCGCCGCGTGGCCGTGCAGCGCCTGAAAGCGAGGCGGGGCAGCGGCTGCTCGACGTACGCGGCGTCACCATGCGTTACAAGACGCAGGCGCATCTCATCACCGCGACTTATCGCGTTTCTTTCAGTGTGCTGCAAGGCGATCGCTTTGTCGTGGTCGGCCCCTCCGGCTGCGGCAAGTCGACCTTGCTGAAGGCCGTCGGCGGCTATCTGACGCCAACCGAAGGCGAGATCACGCTGAAGGGCGAACGGATCACGAAACCCGGCCCCGACCGGATGATGGTGTTTCAGGAATTCGATCAGTTGCTGCCGTGGAAGACGGTGCTGGAAAACGTCACCTTTCCGCTCAAGACCACCGGCGCGCTGAGCGGAAAGGCCGCCATCGATCGCGCGATGCAGTACCTCGAGAAGGTCAAGCTCGCGGACTTCGCCCACAGCTATCCCCACATGTTGTCCGGCGGCATGAAGCAGCGGGTCGCAATCGCGCGCGGCATGGCGATGGAGCCGGATATTCTTTTGATGGATGAGCCGTTCGCCGCACTCGACGCGCTGACCCGCTCGCGCATGCAGGACGAACTGCTGGCGCTGTGGGACGAGACGCGTTTCACGGTGCTGTTCGTCACGCACTCGATCCCCGAAGCGATCAAGCTCGGCAACCGCATTTTGCTGCTCTCGCCGCATCCGGGCCAGGTCAAGGCCGAGATCAACAGCGTGCCGCGCGGTCAGGAGAATTCCAACGAGGCCACGGCGCTGGGGCGCGAAATTCACGACATGCTGTTCGCCGACCAGATCAAGAAGGCATCCAATGCTTCAGGCGAGTGAACGTCCGAACATTTACTGCGAGACGCTCGGCCCCGATCAGTTCGGCATCATCGAGAAGCCGCTGACGCTCGCCGAGCAGATCTACAACAAGGTCTGGCTGCGCAAGCTCGCGATCCTCGTCGTGCTGGCGCTGGCCTGGGAGCTTTACGGCCGCTGGCTCGACAATCCGTTGCTGGTGCCGCCGTTCAGCGCAGCGGTGCGGGCATTGATCGCCGACGTCGCCAACGGCACCATTCCGAAGCGCGCGCTGAGCTCGATCGAGGTGCTGCTGATCGGCTTTGCCGCCGGCACCGTGCTCGCGGGATTGCTGACGGTGTTCGCCATCTCCAGCAAGATCGGCACGGACTTTCTCGACACCATGACCGCGATGTTCAATCCGCTGCCGGCGATCGCGCTGTTGCCGCTGGCGCTGATCTGGTTCGGTCTCGGCAATGGCAGCCTGATCTTCGTCTTGGTGCATTCGGTGATGTGGGCGGTTTCGCTCAACATGCTCGCCGGCTTCCGCGGCGTGTCGACGACCGCGCGCATGGTCGGACGCAACTACAATTTGAAAGGCCTGCGTTTTGTCGGCCAGATTCTGATTCCGGCGGCGTTCCCAAGCATTCTCGCCGGCTTGAAGATCGGCTGGGCCTTTGCCTGGCGCACGCTGATCGCGGCCGAACTCGTGTTCGGCGTGTCGTCGGGGCAGGGCGGACTCGGCTGGTACATCTTCGAGAGCAAGAACCAGCTCGATATTCCGGAAGTGTTCGCGGGCCTGCTTACGATCATCCTGATCGGACTGGCAGTCGAGAACGGTGTGTTCCGCCTGATCGAAGCGCGCACCGTCCAGCGTTGGGGCATGCAGGCGTAATGACGGCCAGTGCGAAATCAGGAAAAGCCGTGATGTTGCACCGGCGGAATTTCTGCAAGGCGGTCGCCGCCGCGCCGGTGGCGCTCGCATCGCCGATGCTGATGCGCTCGTCGTTTGCCGACGAAGTCTCCAGCATCGTGATCGTCAGCCAGCACGGCCTGCCTTACCTGCCGTTGATGGTGATGGATTCGCTTCAGCTCGTGCAGAAACACGCTGCCCGGCTTGGTATCGCTTCGCTGAAGCCGGAATTCAAAAGCCTCGGCGGCACGCAATCACTGATCGATGCATTGTTGAGCCGGCAGATGGATTTCGGCGTTACCGGCGTGCCGAGCCTCTGTACGCTATGGGACAAGACTGCAGGCACGCCCAACGAAGTGCGCGCGCTATCCGCCGTGCAGTCGATGCCGTTCATGCTGGTGACCAACAAGCCCGAGATCAAGACGATCAAGGATTTCACAAGTGCGGACAAGATCGCGGTGCCCGCGATCAAGGTGTCGAGCCAGGCGATCTGTCTGCAAATGGCGGCTGCGAAGGAATGGGGCGACGATCAATACGCCAGGCTGGATGCTTTCACGATCACGCGCTCGCATCCGGACGCCGCGGTCTCGCTCATCGCCAAGACCGCCGAGATCGACACTCATTACTCGGTCGCGCCCTATTACTACTACGAGCTCGCGACGTCGGGCGTGCACAACGTGCTCAAATCCTACGACACGCTTGGTGGTCCCGGCACCAACGGCGTGATGCTGATGAGCCGGCGTTTCCATGATGCCAACCCAAAGGTGACGCAGGCTGTCCATGCAGCACTGACGGAGGCGGAGGAGTTCATCAACAAGAACCCGGGCGACGCCGCGGAGATCTATATCAAGACCACCAACGAGAAGCGCAGCAATCAGGAGGAAATGACCAAGTTCATTTCCGATCCCGACAACATCTGGACCACCACGCCGCAGCAAACCATGACCTTTGCCGGCTTCATGCACAAGGTCGGCACCATGAAGCGCGAGCCCGTATCATGGAAAGATCTCTACATGCCGGAATGCCATGAACTCGCCGGCAGTTGAAAACGGACCCCGCACAGTGCTGGCCGCTTAGGAGACGATGAATGAAGATTTATGTGCTTGATGCATTTCACCTGAGCGGCGTCGAATTGGCCGAAAAGCAGGCGGAGGTCATTCGGTGGGATGACCCGAGAGCCAAAAATTGGCACGAAGACGCCGCCGGATTGATGGTTCGCGGCAAGAAAATCACCGCAGATGACATGGCGCGCGCCAAAAAGCTGCGTGTCATTTCCAAGCAAGGTGTCGGGATCGATAATATCGACCTGGAAGCCGCAAAGGCCCGCGGAATTGCCGTGTGCAGAACGCCGGGCGTCAACAGCGAGGCGGTGGCCGAAATGGCGTTGTCGCTGGGCTTAAGCACCGTCCGGCGCGTCACGGAATTCGACCGGATGACAAGAGGCGGTAGCAAGGTTCAGCGCGCGGACTTTCTCGGTTACGAATCCTGGCAGAAGACGGTCGGCATTGTCGGCATGGGCAACATCGGCACGCTGGTGGCGCGGAAATGGCGCGGGGCGTTCGACGCCAACATCATTGGCTACGACCCTTACGTGCCCGCCAGCCGCTGGTCCGAGCTGCCGCACAAGCGCGCCGCTTCGCTCGAGGAAATGCTGCCGCAGGTCGATATCCTGACGCTGCATCTGCCGCTGACCCCGGAAAGCCGCAACATGATCGACGCGGCCAGGCTGGCGTTGATGAAGCCGACGGCGATTGTCGTGAACACCTCGCGCGGCGGCATCGTCAATGAGGCCGCGCTCTATCAGGCGATCTCGTCGGGCAAGTTGTTTGGCGCCGGTTTCGACGTCTTCGAGGTCGAGCCGCCGACGTCGGATCATCCGCTGATGACGCTGCCAACCTTCGTGGGAACGCCGCATGCCGCCGCCGGCACGGTCGAAACTCAGATGCGCAGTTCCATGCTGGCGGCGTCGCAACTGCTGGAAGCGCTGGCCGGTGGCCAGCCGCTCGGCCAAGTAGCTTAGAAAGCCGCCTGAGGAACGCGATGGCAGCCGTGGAAAAACTCGTCCACCCGATCAAGCAACGGTTGCAGGCCGGTGACGTCGCCCTCGGCATGCCGGTGCGGCTTGGCCGTTCCGGCGATATCGCCAGAATCGCAAAATCGACGGGCCACGATTTCCTGTTCATCGATTGCCAGCATTCGCTGTTCAATCTCGAGACCATCGGCCACATCGTCTCTACCGCCATGTCGTGCGGGATTGCGCCCTTGGTGCGCGTGCGCGGCATCGACGATCCCGACGTCTCGCTGTTGCTCGATAACGGCGCGATGGGCATCGTCTACCCCGATATCAATACGGCCGAAGAGGCCAAGCGCGCGGTGGAGACTTGCAAGTTCGCGCCGCTCGGCAAGCGCTCGGTGAGCGGCGGCTATCCGCATTTTGATTATCGCTCGGTGCCGCTTGCCGCCGGCGTGCCGTTGCTCAACGACAACTGCCTTCTGGTCTGCATGATCGAAACCGTCGAAGGCCTGAACAATGTCGAGGCGATCGCGGCCGTCAAGGGCATCGACGTGCTGCATGTCGGCAGCAACGATCTGCTCGCCAATATGGGCAAGCCCGGAAAGTTCGACGATCCGGAACTGGTCGCAGCGCAGGAGCGCGTGATTGCTGCCTGCCGCGCCAACGGCATCTTCGCTGGCTGCGGTGGCAACCGCGATCCGGCGCGTCAGTTGGAGCTGATCAAGAAGGGCTGCCGCTTCATCACGACGCAGTCGGATATCGGCTTCCTGTCGGCGGCCGCTTCCGCCTGGACGTCGCAGATCCGCGCTGGGCTTTGAGAGGCCTCACAGCTCTCGAAGCGCGTTGAACTGCGCGACATAGCCTGACGCATCGATCCGCACGCCAATGACGGTGGTCTTTTTCGTCTTCAGCGCGCTGGTCAATGCGTTGCTGAACGCCTGTTCGGTCTCGACCGTGCAGCCATCGGCGCCAAAGGATTGCGCGAGCTTCTCCCAGTCGATGCCGCCGATCGCAACCCCATTGCGCGGAATGCCCTTGATCTCCTGCTTGACGCGGATCAGGCCGATTTCCTGGTCGTCGAACACGATGATGATGATCGGCAGTTTCTCGATCTGTGCGGTCTGTAGTTCCGCGACGGTCATCAGGAAGCCGCCGTCGCCGGTGAACGCAACGATCGGCCGGTCCGGATAGGCCATCCGGGCAGCGAGCGCGCCGGGCACCGCATAGCCCATCGAGGCGAGGCCGTTGGAGGTAAGGAATTCACGCGGGCCGTAGGATTCCCACTTCTGCACGACGAGAAGCCGGCTCGCGCCGGCGTCGCAGGTCGCAATGGTGTCGCGCGGCAGGATCGCGCGCGCGACTTCCATCGTCCGTTGGGGCGAAAGGCCTTTGGCAGGCGTGTTGAGCGCATCGCGCACTTCGCTGCGGAATGTTTTCGCGGATTTCTCGCCCCAACTCGTGCCCTCCGGCGCCCATTGCGCAAGGCCCGCGAGCAGCGCCTTGAGATCGCCGATAATTTCCGGGTCGGCCGGCACCAGCGCATCCGTGCTCGGCACCGAGGACAGCGACAGTACCGGCAATGTGTAGGGCCAGGGTTTCGGTTGCAGTTCGACCGCGTCGAGACCGACGGTGACGATGAGATCGGATTCGGCTACCAGCTTGCGCTCGATCAGTCCGCCGATGATGCAGCCTGCGCGCAACGGGTGATCCTCCGGGATCATGCCCTTGCATTTGGTGGTGGTGAGTACCGGCGCGCCAAGATGTTCGGCAAACTTCACGAATTCAGCTGATGCTTTGCACCAGTAGACGCCCATGCCGGCGATCAGGATCGGGCGCCTGGCGCGGCTCAGCATGTCCAAAGCTGGCTTCAGATCGGCGCGGTCGGGCCCGGGCGTGATCCAGTTCGGTGTCAGCGGCGGCTCGGCCACGAGTTCGCCGGCCTCGCGCGTGGTCTCGCTTTGTGGAAACTCGAAATGCACCGGGCCGGGCGGCGTCGCGGTCGCCGTGCGCATGGCGCGGCGGACCTGCTGACGCACCGTCTTGGCGTCGATGACCGTGCTCCACTTCACGACCGGCTCATAGATCGCCTGCTGGTTGATGCGCTGGCGCAGACCAGTCTCGAATACGGGGCGCGAATAGGTGTCGGTGATCGCGATCAGCGGCGAGCGATCGAGGAAGGCGTGCGCCACGCCATTGACCATGTTGGCCGCGCCGGGGCCGCGCGTGGAAAGGCAGATGCCGGGACTGCCGGTGAGATCGCCCCAGGTCGAGGCGAGCATCGCGCCGGCGACTTCCTGCTTCATCAGGAGAAAGCGCATCTGGCGTTGGCGTGCGGCTTCCATCAACTCCACCGATTCCCCACCGGGATGCCCGACGATGAACGGGGTGCCGGCGTCCTTGAACGCGGCGGCGAGCACTTCGACGGTGGTGGCCATGGCAAGCGTCTCCGAATATTTTCTTATGTTGCCGTTAGCATGGCAGAACTCGCCGCGCTTTCCAACGGCGCGCAGCGGCCATGCCGATAGCTATATCGCCGTCATCCATTACTATAATGATGTGCTGCTCTCCGAACGCGCCGCGGTCCCGATCAGGCCGTTGTCCCGTCCGCGTTGCGCGAGGAGTGCGAACTCGAAGTGATTTTTATTTCGAGCGTGTGACGCGTCGCGCCATCACTTGATCGACGGAATCGGCAAATTTTGGCTTGACCCCGGGCCTCATCAGTCAGAACAATGCACGCGTGGCAGGAACCTAACCCGGCGACACGGCTTCCCGTTGTCGTCACAATCGGACCCGCCGATGAATATTCTCGCTCCACAAGGCCCGATCGCGGCCGCCGAGAAGGTCATCCTCATCGATTCAATCGCGATCATGCTCGCGATCGTCGTGCCGACGATCGTCGCGATCATCGCCTTCGCCTACTACTTCCGCCAGTCGAACAGCCGCGCGTTCTATCTGCCGGATTTCGCCCATTCCGGCCGGATCGAACTTGTGGTGTGGTCGATCCCGACGCTCACCATCATCCTGCTCGGTGGTGTCGCCTGGATCGGATCGCATCAGCTCGATCCTGCGGCGCCGGTCGCTGGCACCGGAAGCCCGGTCAGGGTGCAGGTCGTCTCGCTCGACTGGAAATGGCTCTTCATCTATCCGGACCAGCGGGTTGCGACCGTCAATACGCTCACCGTGCCGGTCGGCGCGCCCCTGCAACTGGAGCTGACATCGTCAAGCGTGATGAACGTCTTTTTCATCCCGCAGCTCGGCAGTATGATTTACACGATGAACGGCATGGTCACGCATCTCAATCTGCGTGCGGATCAGGAAGGCGATACCAAGGGCCTCTCGGCGCATTTTTCCGGTGACGGCTTTCCGGAGATGATGTTCGACGTCCACGTCGTCTCGCCGCTCGACTTCCCCAATTGGGTCGAGGCGACCGCGAAAAGCGGCAGCGCGTTGACCGCCGACACCTACAAGCAGCTCGCAGAGCAGTCCGTCGAGACTGGACGGCCGACCTATCGGCTGCCCGACCCGCGTTTGTTCGATGACATCGCTAGTCAACGTATTCCGCCGGGTCCTGGACCGAAGCTCGCCGACAATCCCGCCAAGCCGCAGCCCGTGAGTGGAGCCGCCAGTGTCAGGTAAGTTACCGTGTTAGGTAAATTGACTTGGGCCGCCATTCCCTTCGGCCAGCCGATTCCGCTGATCACGGGCGCGGCGGTGCTCGTCATTATGCTCGCCGTGATCGCCTGGGTCGTGATCGCGGGCCATCTGCCTTATCTCTGGCGTGAGTGGATCACGAGTGTGGATCACAAGCGGATCGGCGTCATGTACACGCTGCTCGCCTCCGTGATGCTGCTGCGCGGATTTTCCGACGCCATCATGATGCGTGGCCAGCAGGCGGTCGCCTTCCAGTCGCAAGGCTATCTGCCGCCCGAGCATTACAACCAGATCTTCTCGGCCCACGGCACCATCATGATATTCTTCGTCGCTATGCCGTTCGTCATTGGCTTGATGAATCTCGTGGTGCCGTTGCAGCTCGGCGTGCGCGACGTGGCGTTTCCGACGCTCAATTCGGTGGGGTTCTGGCTGACCGCGACCGGTGCACTGCTCGTCAACATCTCGCTGGTGGTCGGCGAATTCGCGCGCACCGGGTGGCTGCCTTATCCGCCGCTGTCGGAGCTGACCTATTCGCCCGGCGTCGGTGTCGACTACTATCTCTGGTCGCTCGAGATTTCCGGGGTCGGCACGCTGGTCGCCGGGATCAATCTCGTCACCACCGTGCTGAAGCTGCGCGCCAAAGGCATGACCTATTTGCGCATGCCGATGTTCTGCTGGACCACGCTGGCCTCGAATCTGCTGATCATCGCGGCGTTTCCGATCCTCACCGCAACGCTCGCGATGCTGATCCTCGACCGCTATTTCGGCTTCCACTTCTTCACCAACGAAGCCGGCGGCAACGTCATGATGTTCATGAACCTGATCTGGGCCTGGGGGCACCCCGAGGTCTACATCCTGGTGTTGCCGGCCTTCGGCATTTTTTCCGAAGTCGTTTCGACATTCTCCGGCAAGCCGCTGTTTGGCTACCGCTCCATGGTGCTGGCGACCATGGCGATCTGCATCATCTCCTTTACGGTGTGGCTGCATCATTTCTTCACCATGGGCGCGGGACCCGAGGTCAACGCGATCTTCGGCATCGCCAGCATGATCATCGCAGTGCCGACCGGCGTGAAGATCTACAACTGGCTGTTCACGATGTATGGCGGCCGCATCCGCTTCGCGACGCCGATGATGTGGTCGATGGGCTTCATGATCACCTTCATTATCGGCGGGCTCACCGGCGTTCTCGTCGCCGTGCCGCCGGCGGATTTCCTGCTGCATAACAGCCTGTTCCTGGTGGCGCATTTCCATAACGTCATCATCGGCGGCGTGCTGTTCGGCGCGTTCGCCGGCTACACCTACTGGTTTCCCAAGGCCTTCGGCTTTCGCCTGCATGAGGGCTGGGGCAAGGCGGCGTTCTGGCTGTGGCTGACCGGCTTCTATGTCTCCTTCATGCCGCTCTACGCCGTCGGCTTTCTCGGCATGACGCGGCGCATGCAGCACTACGACGTGCCGGAGTGGCGGCCGTGGCTAATGATCGCGGGTGTTGGCGCCGTCATGATCCTGGTTGCGATCGTCTGCCAGGTCATGCAGCTCGTGACCAGTATCCGCGATCGCGAGCAACTGCGTGACGTGACCGGCGATCCCTGGGACGGCCGCTCGCTGGAATGGGCGACGGCCTCGCCGCCGCCGGTGTTCAATTTCGCGATTCCTCCCGACGTGACCGGCGAGGACGCCTATTGGCGAATGAAGGCGCATGCGCGCGAGCGGGTTCT comes from the Bradyrhizobium erythrophlei genome and includes:
- the cyoB gene encoding cytochrome o ubiquinol oxidase subunit I, producing MLGKLTWAAIPFGQPIPLITGAAVLVIMLAVIAWVVIAGHLPYLWREWITSVDHKRIGVMYTLLASVMLLRGFSDAIMMRGQQAVAFQSQGYLPPEHYNQIFSAHGTIMIFFVAMPFVIGLMNLVVPLQLGVRDVAFPTLNSVGFWLTATGALLVNISLVVGEFARTGWLPYPPLSELTYSPGVGVDYYLWSLEISGVGTLVAGINLVTTVLKLRAKGMTYLRMPMFCWTTLASNLLIIAAFPILTATLAMLILDRYFGFHFFTNEAGGNVMMFMNLIWAWGHPEVYILVLPAFGIFSEVVSTFSGKPLFGYRSMVLATMAICIISFTVWLHHFFTMGAGPEVNAIFGIASMIIAVPTGVKIYNWLFTMYGGRIRFATPMMWSMGFMITFIIGGLTGVLVAVPPADFLLHNSLFLVAHFHNVIIGGVLFGAFAGYTYWFPKAFGFRLHEGWGKAAFWLWLTGFYVSFMPLYAVGFLGMTRRMQHYDVPEWRPWLMIAGVGAVMILVAIVCQVMQLVTSIRDREQLRDVTGDPWDGRSLEWATASPPPVFNFAIPPDVTGEDAYWRMKAHARERVLAPAEPDYRDIEMPRNSPTGFVCAFFASVMGFALIWHIWWMVILGGIGAFATFVVFAWRDHDEYVIPAAEVARIDGLNREARRVALNLAGSRS